Part of the Bacillus cabrialesii genome is shown below.
TTTTGTGGAATGTCGGCTGTTCTATTGAGAGTTTTTTTAAGAAATACATGATCAGAGCCGTACCAGTTATGTTTAATAAAATACTGGCACCCAGTGTAACTCCCCGCGTCAATGCCGAGCTTAAGCGAATCTTGTAACCCGCATTCATGTTATACATCCTTCTCCCGCAATGGAAGCCTCAAGAATTGAATGATGTCAGTCTGAATGATGGATGTCTCATCAAAGAGTTTCAGACAGGCCTTTTGTTCAATAAAAAGCCTCAGGCCGCTTTTGCGGCCTGAGGCGCTTTCTTAAGAAGCTGTTTCTTCTTTTTGGTCGAGTTTGATTTTTTTCGTCATTTCTTTGCCTTTTCTGAGAATTTTCACTTCAACGGTGTCACCGATGTTTGCGTCTTTATATAAAATATTGCGCAATTCACTGCCTGTATCGGTTTCTTTGCCCTTCAGGCTGATGATAATATCCTCCGCTTTCAATCCGGCCTTTTCAGCAGGAGAGCCTGAGGCGACCTGACGGATGTATACGCCCTTATTCAGCTGGCTGCCGAACAGGCCGAGTGTGCCTTCTTGGTAGTTTTGCGGCACTTGTTCTAAATCAAGCATGCTGACACCGATATACGGACGTTCAATTTGTCCTTTAGACAGCAATTCTTCAGCAATCGGTTTTACGTCGTTGCTTGGAATTGCGAATCCGATGCCCTCAACGTCATCTTCACTGATTTTCATACTGTTAATGCCGACGATTTTGCCGGAAGTATTTAACAATGGGCCGCCGCTGTTACCTGGGTTAATCGCTGCGTCAGTTTGGATGACGTTAATGCTCGTTTCGCCGGCTGATGTTGACATCGAAACCGTTCTGTCCACGCCGCTTACAATTCCTTGCGTTACTGTACGGGACAGGTCTTTTCCGAGCGGGTCTCCAATCGCAATGACGGTCTCACCTGTTCTGAGATCAGATGAATCACCAAAGCTTGCCACTTTTGTTACGTGGTCATCACTGATTTGGAGGACCGCTAAATCTGTTAACGAGTCACTGCCTATCAGTTTTGCTGTCGCCTCAGTACCGTCATATAAAGATACCTTCAGCGAAGATGCCCCTTCTACGACGTGGTTATTTGTAATGATATATGCTTTGCCGTTCTCTTTTTTGAAAATGACACCTGATCCTGAACCGCTTTCTGTATCTTCGCTGGAATCAGAGCTGGAACCGGATGAGCCGGAGCCGAATAAAGAGCTGTTTGACTGAGCCTGAAGATTGGTAATACCGACAATCGCCGGTGAAAGGTCTTCCACCATATCTGAGATTTTAGAAGAATCTTCGCTTTTGAATGCAGATGAGCTGCTTGAGCTTGATGAGCTTTTGGCAGATTCAGAAGATGTGCTTTTGGCTGTGACAGATTGCGTTTGCTGCTGGCTGGAAGACTGTTTTGCAGTGTCCTGAGCATCATGGTCGCCAAGCGGTGTAAACGTGTAAATGCCAAGGGCGAGACTGCCGCCGATCACTCCGCCAAGCAGCGGTCTGAACCATCCGAACCCTCGTTTTTTCTTCTCCTGGTCATGAATGACATTGCGGGCTGAGTAGGAGGTGCTTTGATCGTTTTCTTTCGCTAGAAAGACCTCATTCTCATTTCCTTCCGTTCTGTTTTCGTCACGATAGTTATCCATCATGTTCACTCCGTTTCTATATTTCACTAATTTCTCATTATGATAGGTTTATGACTTGAGTTTATCATAAACAAAAACTGTGGGATAAAAATGAAAAGATTATGGGAAATTGTGAAAAAGTGCGGAAAACGGTACACTTCATATTGTATATGAAAGGACTGAGTCGATGGAACAGATTGGATTGATTGGATATGGCAGCATGGCCGATATGATCGCCAGGCAGCTGTTGAAGCATGAACAAATAAAGGAGAATGAACTCTTTATTGAAACAAGAACGAAAGGAAAGCGGCTGGGTGCGCTGATGGCAGATTATCCACATGTATCGGCTGATTCGCTCGAGAACTGGGCGGAAACGTGCCGTTTGATTTTTATATGTGTCCCGCCGCTCCATGTCGTCGAAACATTGCGCCGTCTCCGCCCGTACGTGAACAGGCATACTCATATCGTATCCATTGCCGCCGGTGTGCCGCTGCGTCTTCTGGAGGCTGAAACAAAAGCCGGTATATCACGTGTCATTCCTGCCATTACATCCGAAGCGGAAGCGGGCATCTCACTTGTCGTTCACAGTGAAGCACTGACAGCGGATAAAAAGGAACGTCTTAATGAGTTGTTATCGGTTTTCAGCCGTGTCAGAGAAATAAAAGAATCGAATCTGGATGCCGCCAGCAATTTGACGAGCTCGGCACCAGGATTTATAGCTGCCGTCTTCGAAGAACTGGCGCTGGCTGCTGCCAGAAAAAGCAGCCTTTCTAAAGAAGAAGCCTTTGATTTTCTGATTCATTCGCTATACGGAACTGGCAAGCTGCTGATTGAAAAGAAGATGTCTTTCGAGGAAACGCTGGAACGTGTCGCAACGAAAGGCGGAATTACCGGAGAGGGAGCTGAGGTGATACGCGCCTCTGTGCCGGACGTTTTTGATCAGGTGTTTGAAAGAACGCTGAAAAAATATGAACTGCTTACAGAACAGGCTGAGAAACAAACATGAATCCTTGCAAGAGGATTCTTTTTTTCTCACTGAAACGTTGTGATTTTCCCCAGTTATATTGCAATTTTCCTCTTTTTTTAATATAATTTGTTAGAATATTCATAATTTAGTAAAAAAGGAGGAGCGTTATGAAACTGTACATGTCAGTAGATATGGAAGGTATTTCGGGTCTTCCGGATGATACCTTTGTGGATTCCGGCAAGCGTAATTATGAACGCGGACGGCTCATCATGACTGAAGAAGCGAATTACTGTATTGCTGAAGCGTTTAACAGCGGGTGTACTGAGGTGCTGGTCAATGACAGCCATTCGAAGATGAATAATCTGATGGTTGAAAAGCTTCATCCTGAAGCAGACTTGATTTCCGGCGACGTCAAACCTTTTTCAATGGTAGAGGGGCTGGACGATACGTTTACAGGCGCTTTGTTTCTCGGTTATCATGCGAGAGCATCGACTCCCGGTGTCATGTCACACAGCATGATTTTCGGCGTCCGGCATTTTTACATAAACGATCGGCCTGTCGGTGAGCTCGGGTTAAATGCATACGTTGCCGGTTATTATGATGTCCCGGTCATTATGGTCGCAGGAGATGATCGTGCGGCGAAGGAAGCGGAAGAGCTCATTCCGAACGTTACGACAGCCGCTGTCAAACAAACCATTTCAAGATCGGCAGTGAAGTGTTTGTCCCCTGCGAAAGCCGGCCGGCTGCTGACAGAAAAAACCGCATTTGCCCTGCAAAACAAAGATAAAGTCAAACCGCTCACACCGCCTGACAGACCGGTTTTGAGCATTGAATTTGCCAATTACGGCCAGGCAGAATGGGCGAATCTGATGCCGGGAACTGAAATAAAGCCGCAAACCACAACCGTTCAATTTCAGGCGAAGGACATGCTTGAAGCCTATCAGGCGATGCTTGTCATGACGGAGCTTGCGATGCGGACATCATTCTGCTAAAGGGGTGTTTTAGGCTTTGGCGCGATACATGATGAAGCGTTTTTGGGCAATGGCAGCTACGATTTTGGTGATTACCACCCTGACTTTTGTTCTTATGAAGGTCATTCCCGGATCTCCTTTTAACGAGGAGAGAGGCACAAATGAAGCCGTTCAAAAAAATCTCGAAGCCTACTATCACTTAGACGATCCTCTTATTTTCCAATATATCATCTACTTAAAATCCATCATCACATTCGATTTCGGACCTTCAATCAAAAAACCGTCAGACAGCGTAAATGATATGCTGGAACGCGGCTTTCCCGTTTCCTTTGAGCTTGGGATGACAGCGATTGTCATTGCTGTGATATCCGGGCTGGTTCTGGGCGTAATCGCCGCGCTCCGCCGCAACGGCTTTTTGGATTACGCCGCGATGAGTTTGGCTGTACTCGGCATCTCTATTCCGAATTTTATTCTGGCAACATTGCTCATTCAGCAGTTTGCCGTCAATTTCAAACTATTTCCCGCTGCCACATGGACGAGCCCGATCCATATGGTGCTTCCGACCGCAGCGCTTGCTGTAGGGCCAATGGCGATCATTGCCAGGCTGACACGGTCAAGCATGGTCGAAGTCTTAACGCAGGATTATATCCGCACAGCAAAAGCGAAAGGGCTTTCTCCGTTCAACATTATCGTAAAACACGCACTCAGAAATGCACTCATGCCTGTCGTTACCGTTCTGGGCACACTTGTCGCAAGTATCTTAACAGGGAGCTTTGTCATTGAAAAAATCTTTGCCATTCCGGGAATGGGAAAATATTTTGTTGAAAGCATTAATCAGCGGGACTATCCGGTGATTATGGGGACGACTGTTTTTTACAGCGTCATTTTGATCATCATGCTGTTTTTGGTCGACTTGGCCTACGGTTTCTTAGACCCGCGCATTAAACTGCATAAGAAAGGGTGAAGCGTGTGAATCTCCCTGTACAAACGGATGAGCGCCAGCCAGAGCAGCACATTCAGGTGCCAGATGAATGGTTTGTCTCGAATCAGGAAAAAAATCGAGAAGCCGATTCGGTCAAGCGGCCGAGTTTGTCATACACGCAGGATGCCTGGAGGAGGCTGAAAAAAAATAAATTAGCGATGGCTGGACTTTTTATTCTTTTATTCCTTTTTGTCATGGCGGTGATCGGGCCCTTTTTATCGCCTCATAGTGTCGCGCGCCAATCGCTGACCGAGCAAAATCTTCCGCCCTCAGCCGATCATTGGTTCGGCACCGATGAGCTTGGCCGTGATGTGTTTACCCGAACATGGTACGGAGCGAGGATTTCGTTATTTGTCGGAGTGATGGCAGCGCTGATTGATTTTGTGATCGGTGTCATTTACGGAGGCGTTGCCGGCTATAAAGGCGGCAGGACTGACAGCATCATGATGCGAATTATCGAAGTGCTGTATGGGCTTCCGTATCTGCTTGTTGTCATTTTGCTGATGGTGCTGATGGGGCCGGGGCTGGGCACCATTATTGTGGCGCTTACCGTCACCGGATGGGTAGGCATGGCGAGAATTGTAAGAGGCCAGGTGCTTCAGATTAAAAATTATGAATATGTACTCGCCTCGAAAACCTTTGGCGCCAAAACCTTTCGCATCATCCGGAAGAATCTGCTGCCGAATACAATGGGAGCGATCATCGTACAAATGACATTAACCGTACCTGCCGCTATATTCGCAGAATCCTTTTTAAGCTTTCTGGGCCTCGGCATACAGGCTCCGTTTGCCAGCTGGGGCGTGATGGCGAATGACGGCCTGCCTACGATTTTGTCTGGGCATTGGTGGCGCCTGTTTTTTCCTGCCTTTTTCATCTCCTTGACGATGTATGCGTTTAATGTGCTTGGAGACGGATTGCAGGATGCGCTCGACCCTAAGCTGAGGAGGTAGCTCTATGGAAAAAGTTCTGTCAGTCAAAAATCTTCACGTTTCTTTTACGACTTACGGCGGGACGGTTCAGGCGGTCAGAGGAGTGAGCTTTGATTTGTATCAAGGGGAAACCTTTGCGATCGTCGGCGAATCCGGCTGCGGCAAAAGCGTGACCTCCCAAAGCATTATGGGCCTGCTTCCGCCCTATTCGGCAAAAGTGACAGACGGCAGCGTTCTATTTAAAGGAAGAGACCTTTGCCGTCTCTCTGACAAAGAAATGAGAAGCATAAGGGGAGCCGACATTTCTATGATTTTTCAAGACCCGATGACGGCGTTAAACCCGACGCTGACTGTCGGAGACCAGCTTGGGGAAGCGCTCCTCCGCCATAAAAAAATGAGCAAAAAAGCGGTGAGGGAAGAGGTGCTTTCCATGCTGTCATTGGTCGGCATTCCCGATCCGAAAGAGCGCCTGAAGCAGTACCCCCATCAATTCAGCGGGGGCATGAGACAGCGGATTGTCATTGCGATGGCGCTGATCTGTGAGCCTGACATCTTAATCGCAGACGAACCGACGACCGCTCTTGATGTGACCATTCAGGCGCAGATTTTGGAGCTGTTTAAAGAGATTCAGAGAAAAACGAATGTGTCTGTCATTCTGATTACACACGATTTAGGGGTAGTGGCCCAGGTTGCTGACAGAGTCGCAGTCATGTATGCGGGAAAAATAGCGGAGATTGGCACGAGAAAAGATATTTTTTATCAGCCGCAGCACCCTTATACAAAAGGGCTGCTGAACTCTGTCCCGCGGCTTGATTTGGATGGCGCGGAGCTGATTCCGATCGACGGAACGCCGCCGGATTTGTTTTCGCCTCCGGCAGGGTGCCCGTTTGCCGCCCGCTGTCCGAGCAGGATGATCGTGTGTGACAGGGTATACCCGGGCCAGACAATTAGATCTGACACACACACTGTCAGCTGCTGGCTGCAGGATAAACGGGCCGAGCATGCGGTACTGTCCGGAGATGCGAAGGATTGAACATGAAAAGGGGGAAGAGGATGAAACGAGTGAAAAAGCTTTGGGGAATGAGTCTTGCATTAGGAATCTCGTTTGCGCTGATAGGATGTACGGCAAACGAACAGGCAGAAAAAGAAAGCGGTAATGATAAAGCAAAAACAAGCGGAGAAAAGGTGTTGTATGTAAATAACGAAAATGAACCGACTTCGTTCGATCCGCCGATCGGCTTTAATAATGTATCATGGCAGCCCTTAAATAACATTATGGAGGGGCTGACGCGCCTTGGCAAAGATCATAAGCCTGAACCGGCGATGGCTGAGAAGTGGTCTGTATCGAAAGATAAAAAAACCTACACATTTACAATTCGGGAAAATGCGAAATGGACAAACGGAGATCCGGTAACGGCCGGAGACTTTGAATACGCGTGGAAACGGATGCTTGATCCGAAAAAGGGCGCTTCCTCCGCGTTTCTCGGCTATTTGATTGAAGGCGGCGAAGCGTATAACAGCGGCAAAGGGAAAAAAGACGATGTGAAGGTGACGGCAAAGGATGATCGAACCCTTGAAGTAACGCTTGAAGCGCCGCAAAAATATTTTCTCAGCGTCGTATCCAATCCGGCGTATTTTCCGGTAAACGAAAAAGTCGATAAAGAAAACCCAAAGTGGTTTGCTGAGTCGGATACATTTGTCGGGAACGGTCCGTTTAAGCTGACGGAATGGAAGCATGATGACAGCATCACAATGGAGAAAAGCGACACGTATTGGGATAAAGATACCGTGAAGCTTGATAAGGTGAAATGGGCGATGGTCAGTGACAGAAATACAGATTACCAGATGTTTCAGTCTGGGGAACTGGATACCGCTTACGTCCCTGCTGAATTAAGCGATCAGCTGCTGGATCAGGATAACGTCAGCATAGTTGACCAGGCGGGCCTCTATTTCTACCGGTTTAATGTGAACATGGAGCCGTTCCAAAATGAAAACATCAGAAAAGCCTTTGCGACGGCTGTGGATCAAAAGGAAATTGTAAAGTATGTCACGAAAAACAATGAAAAGCCGGCGCACGCCTTTGTATCGCCAGGATTTACACAGCCTGACAGCAAAGATTTCCGTAAAGCTGGCGGAGATCTGATCACGCCAAATGAAAGCAAAGCGAAGCAGCTGCTGGAAAAGGGCATGAAGGAAGAGCGTTATGATAAGCTTCCTGCAGTTACTCTTACCTATAGCACAAAGCCGGAGCATAAAAAAATCGCCGAGGCGATCCAGCAAAAATTAAAAAATACCCTTGGGGTCGATGTGAAGCTGGCCAATATGGAATGGAACGTATTTTTAGAGGATCAAAAAGCGCTGAAATTCCAATTCTCTCAAAGCTCATTTTTACCTGACTACGCGGACCCTATCAGCTTTCTGGAAGCCTTCCAAACAGGAAATTCGATGAACCGCACAGGCTGGGCCAATAAAGAATACGATCAGCTGATCAAGCAGGCGAAGCATGAAGCCGATGAAAAAACGCGTTTCTCTCTTATGCATCAAGCGGAAAAGCTGCTGATCAATGAAGCGCCGATCATTCCGGTTTATTTCTATAATCAGGTCAACCTGCAAAACGAGCATGTAAAAGGAATCGTCAGGCATCCCGTCGGCTATATCGATTTTAAATGGGCGGATAAAAACTGACGCCGGCGATTGGGAAAATACTGCTTCTTTCTGCGAAGGAGCGGTATTTTTTCTCTTTCTTGCACGTATACGTAGGGTGCAGAGCAAATGAAAGGAGTGATTGTGTTGAATCAGAAGCCAAAAGCGCTGAAAAAGGGTGACACAGTCGGAGTGATCGCGCCCGCAAGTCCGCCGGATCCGAAAAAGCTTGAAACCGCGCTTTTATTTTTAGAAGAGCTCGGTCTTCAGGTGAAGCTGGGCAAGGCACTAAAAAACCAGCACGGCTATTTAGCGGGACAGGATAATGAACGGCTGGCTGATCTTCATGAGATGTTCAGAGACGAGGAGGTAAAAGCGGTGCTGTGCGCGTGCGGGGGTTTTGGGACAGGACGTATCGCGGGCGGCATCGATTTTAGTTTAATCCGCAAACACCCTAAAATCTTCTGGGGATACAGCGATATTACGTTTTTACATACGGCCATCCATCAAAACACAGGTCTTGTCACCTTCCACGGCCCGATGCTCAGCTCAGATATTGGCCTCAACGACGTTCACCCGCTGACAAAAGCGTCGTATGGGCAGCTCTTCCAAGAGACGGAATTCACCTATACAGAAGAGCTTTCTCCGTTGACGGTGCTTGTTCCCGGAAATGCGGAAGGCGAGCTGATCGGGGGAAATCTCTCGTTACTGACGTCTACGCTGGGCACGCCGTTTGAAATCGATACGAGAGGGAAGCTTCTGTTTATTGAAGATATTGACGAGGAGCCGTATCAAATCGACCGGATGCTGAATCAGCTGAAAATGGCAGGGAAGCTGACGGACGCGGCCGGAATCCTTGTTTGTGATTTTCATAACTGTGTCCCTATGAAGAGGGAGAAATCTCTGTCGCTTGAGCAGGTGCTTGATGACTATATTGTTTCGGCGGGCAGGCCTGCTCTGCGAGGATTTAAAATCGGCCACTGCTCGCCGAGTATCGCCGTTCCGATCGGTGTGCGAGCTGTTATGGATACAGCAGAAAAAACAGTCGTCATCGAGGCGGGCGTTTCAGAAGGGGCGCTAAAGACATGAAAATCACTCGAATAGAAACGAGCCGAATCGCTGTACCTCTGACAAAGCCGTTTAAAACCGCGCTTCGCACTGTGTATACGGCTGAATCGGTGATTGTAAGAATCACTTATGACAGCGGCGCAATCGGATGGGGAGAAGCGCCTCCGACGGTAGTCATCACAGGAGACAGCATGGACAGCATTGAAAGTGCAATTCACAATGTCTTGAAGCCGGCACTGCTTGGAAAAAGCCTGTCTGGCTGGGAGGCCATTCTGCATGACATACAGCATCTCCTTACCGGAAATCAAAGTGCGAAGGCAGCTGTGGAAATGGCGGTATACGACGGCTTGGCGCAAATGTGCGGCCTGCCGCTTTATCAAATGCTCGGCGGATACCGTGATACGCTGGAAACGGATTATACCGTCAGTGTCAACTCACCTGAAGAGATGGCAGCGGATGCTGAAAATTATCTCAAACAAGGGTTTCAAACGCTGAAAATAAAGGTCGGAAAAGATGATATCGCAACAGATATCGCCCGTATCCAGGAAATCAGAAAACGAGTCGGGCGAGCCGTGAAACTTCGTTTAGACGCCAATCAGGGGTGGACGCCGAAAGAAGCGGTAACAGCCATTCGAAAAATGGAGGATGCAGGTCTTGGCATTGAACTTGTCGAGCAGCCTGTCCATAAAGATGATCTCACCGGGCTTAAAAAGGTGACGGATGCGACAGACACGCCGATTATGGCCGATGAAAGTGTTTTTACGCCGCGCCAGGCGTTCGAAGTTCTTCAAAGCCGGAGCGCTGACTTGATTAATATTAAATTGATGAAAGCAGGCGGCATCAGCGGAGCAGAGAAAATCAATGCCATGGCTGAGGCGTGCGGGGTGGAGTGCATGGTCGGCAGCATGATCGAAACGAAGCTGGGCATTACGGCCGCGGCGCATTTCGCGGCAAGCAAAAGAAACATCACACGCTTTGATTTTGATGCGCCGCTGATGCTGAAAACAGATGTCATCAAAGGCGGCATAATATACAGCGGCAGCACCATTGCGATGCCTGACAGACCGGGTCTCGGAATCACCGGAGCTGCGCGTTGAAAGGGGGAATAGAGCAATGATGCATACTGTCATATCAGCAGTGGCCAACATCTGGACAGCGCCCGATTCACCGCGTCAATCAGATCAAGCGATGCTTCGTCCGACCGTATTGATCAGAGACTGGCTGGAGCGCATGACGTATGAGGAACGGCTTGGATTATGTACAGACAATGTGATCCAAACTCAGGTTCTTTTTGGCGAAAAGGTGTTGGTGACGGCAGAACAGGGCGAATGGGTGTCTGTGATCGTGCCGAGCCAGCCATCCCGAAAGGACCCACGCGGATATCCGGGCTGGATGAAAAAGAACCAGCTGAAAAAATCAAGTCCCATCCATACACAAAACGATGTCATGATCAGCAAACCTGCTGCCTTTTTGTACAATAGTAAAGGAGAAAAGGAGATCGAATTGAGCTTTTTGACGGTTCTCCCCTTCATTGCAGAAGAAAACGGATATATTAAGGTTTCAACCGTTTTGGGAGAAAGGTTTGTGAAGCAGACTGATGCAGTGCCTGTCCGCGAACAGAAAGGAACCGCTGAAGACATCATTCAAACCGGAGCGTTTTTTCTCGGGCTTCCCTACCTGTGGGGAGGGATCAGCGGGTTTGGATTTGATTGCTCAGGGTTTATGTACAGTATATGTAAGGCCAATGGATACAGCATCCCCCGTGATGCGGGAGATCAGGCAAAGGCGGGGGAGGGAGTTCCGCTTGATGATATGAAAGCCGGCGACCTGCTGTTTTTTGCTTATGAGGAAGGAAAAGGAGCGATTCATCACGTCGGACTGTACGTCGGCGGCGGGAAAATGCTTCATTCTCCAAAGACGGGAAAATCAATCGAAATCCTTACATTAAAAGAGACAATCTATGAAAAAGAACTTTGTGCGGTCCGCCGCTGTTTTTCAGAATAAGGAGGGAGACAAATGACGCCACTGCCTTTGTTAGAAGTCAGCCAGCTGAAAATGCATTTTGACGCAGGGAAAAAGCGGACAGTCAAAGCCGTCGACGGGGTCACCTTTCAGATTCATGAAGGAGAAACGTTCGGGCTTGTCGGAGAATCGGGGTGCGGAAAATCAACCTTGGGGAGAGTGCTGATGCGCCTGTATCAGCCGACAGAAGGAAGTGTGAAATACCGCGGCACAAACCTTCATGCACTGAGTGAGAAAGAGCAGTTTGCCTTCAACCGCAAACTGCAGATGATTTTTCAGGATCCTTATGCTTCATTAAACCCGCGCATGACCGTTCGAGAAATTATTTTGGAGCCAATGGAGATTCACAATCTATACAATACCCATAAAGCGCGGCTTCTCGTCGTGGACGAGCTGCTTGAGGCAGTGGGGCTTCACTCCGACTTTGGCAGCCGTTATCCCCATGAATTCAGCGGCGGACAGAGGCAGAGAATCGGGATTGCCAGAGCACTGTCGCTGAATCCTGAATTTATCGTGGCGGACGAACCGATTTCTGCTCTTGATGTCTCGGTTCAAGCGCAGGTGGTCAATCTGCTGAAACGGCTTCAAAAAGAAAAAGGCCTCACGTTTTTATTCATTGCCCACGATCTTTCGATGGTGAAGCATATCAGTGACAGGATCGGTGTCATGTACTTAGGGCACATGATGGAAATCACAGAGAGCAGCACTTTGTATCGTGAACCGCTGCATCCATATACAAAGGCGTTATTATCCTCGATTCCGATCCCCGACCCTGAATTGGAGGACAAGCGTGAGCGCATCCTCTTAAAAGGGGAGCTGCCGAGCCCGGTCAATCCGCCGAGCGGCTGTGTGTTTCGGACACGCTGTCCGGAGGCCATGCCTGAATGCGGAGAATCTAGGCCTCAGCTACAGGAAATCGAAGCGGGCCGATTTGTCGCTTGCCATTTGTATCGAACTGCTGAGACGAAAGAAAAGGTGAGATAGACAAAAAAGACTGG
Proteins encoded:
- a CDS encoding ABC transporter ATP-binding protein, producing MTPLPLLEVSQLKMHFDAGKKRTVKAVDGVTFQIHEGETFGLVGESGCGKSTLGRVLMRLYQPTEGSVKYRGTNLHALSEKEQFAFNRKLQMIFQDPYASLNPRMTVREIILEPMEIHNLYNTHKARLLVVDELLEAVGLHSDFGSRYPHEFSGGQRQRIGIARALSLNPEFIVADEPISALDVSVQAQVVNLLKRLQKEKGLTFLFIAHDLSMVKHISDRIGVMYLGHMMEITESSTLYREPLHPYTKALLSSIPIPDPELEDKRERILLKGELPSPVNPPSGCVFRTRCPEAMPECGESRPQLQEIEAGRFVACHLYRTAETKEKVR